In Aminobacterium sp. MB27-C1, a single genomic region encodes these proteins:
- a CDS encoding PAS domain S-box protein, with product MRKGEWGENFKTNPPRQIALPLENELEYLEQQDDNMFQNPSLWFSASLHHPDLLVCFIDEDGRLRFWNKTAERVTGYSFEFLSGSRKWLSLLYANVENWQRMLSSLRTLALMQGASASIETKIKKKDGKPCTILWACNNVMPSDDFPFSGVACLGIDITARVNREKRLTERITTLSALFDNMADAVFLHEIDEDGVPGIFVEVNEGASQMLGYSRNELLGSSPNSIDIFLKKQDILILVRQLFLNGHLTFQSFLKKRDGSAVPVEIHAHLFSFQGKPMVLSIARDDSERRKNEALLMENEEFSSSILDQSPNAIFVVGSDTRIQYANKSFVKQFGYSSEEILKRPAPYPWWREDYWLNMGELRIAMHEGVIGKEKRFVRKDGEEIWGEITAVPIRDSDGRLQYCVVTWKDLTSYRKLEEQISLHQHQLQYLSSELYVAEERERRRISTDLHDSVGQNLALSHIKLEMLKSQIKEKREKDVVQDILSLIDRSIQGMRTLIFELSPPMLYELSFHAAVEWLIDKMEEEHGLCIVFNDFLVSDEIPMDIKIFLFRALRELLMNIVKHAKTNEAIITISRFDPWTVALEVKDDGVGFDLSMLRELGRDPSNFGLLSIRERVNYLGGFMQIQTLLGEGTKVTLFVPVEKEEERFGDVHEESQDSAG from the coding sequence ATGAGAAAAGGAGAATGGGGAGAGAATTTTAAAACCAACCCCCCTAGGCAAATTGCTCTTCCCCTTGAAAATGAATTAGAGTATCTGGAACAACAAGATGACAATATGTTCCAGAACCCTTCTCTTTGGTTTTCTGCCTCTCTCCATCACCCCGATCTTCTTGTATGTTTTATTGATGAAGACGGGCGCCTTCGTTTTTGGAATAAAACAGCGGAACGTGTTACAGGGTATAGTTTTGAATTTCTTTCAGGCTCAAGAAAGTGGCTTTCTTTACTCTATGCGAATGTCGAGAATTGGCAACGTATGCTTTCTTCCCTTCGGACCTTGGCTTTGATGCAGGGGGCTTCTGCAAGTATTGAGACAAAGATAAAAAAGAAAGATGGCAAGCCATGCACGATTCTATGGGCGTGCAATAATGTAATGCCCTCAGATGACTTCCCTTTTTCCGGTGTTGCTTGTTTGGGAATAGATATAACTGCTCGTGTCAATAGAGAAAAACGTTTAACGGAACGTATAACGACGTTATCTGCTCTTTTCGATAATATGGCTGATGCTGTTTTTCTTCACGAGATAGATGAAGATGGAGTGCCGGGAATATTTGTTGAAGTTAATGAGGGAGCCTCTCAAATGTTGGGATATTCCCGAAATGAATTGCTCGGTAGTTCTCCAAATTCAATCGATATTTTTTTAAAGAAACAGGACATACTGATACTTGTGAGGCAACTTTTTCTAAATGGACATCTTACTTTCCAATCTTTTCTTAAAAAAAGAGATGGATCAGCTGTTCCCGTTGAAATTCACGCACACCTTTTTTCGTTTCAAGGAAAGCCTATGGTTCTTTCTATTGCTCGTGACGATTCAGAACGAAGAAAAAACGAAGCCTTGCTTATGGAAAATGAGGAATTTTCTTCATCAATCCTTGATCAAAGTCCTAACGCTATTTTTGTCGTTGGTTCTGATACACGAATTCAGTATGCCAATAAATCTTTTGTGAAACAGTTTGGATATTCCTCAGAAGAAATTTTGAAACGTCCTGCTCCCTATCCATGGTGGAGAGAGGATTATTGGCTCAATATGGGAGAACTGCGTATTGCTATGCATGAAGGTGTCATAGGTAAGGAAAAACGCTTTGTAAGAAAAGATGGCGAAGAAATATGGGGGGAAATAACAGCGGTTCCTATTCGAGACAGCGATGGGCGGCTTCAGTATTGTGTGGTGACTTGGAAAGATTTGACTTCATATAGAAAACTTGAAGAACAAATAAGTTTACATCAGCATCAATTACAATATTTGTCCTCTGAATTATATGTGGCTGAAGAACGGGAGAGGCGACGTATTTCCACAGATTTGCACGATAGCGTGGGACAAAATCTGGCACTTTCCCATATTAAGCTTGAAATGCTTAAGAGTCAGATTAAAGAGAAGAGAGAAAAAGATGTTGTTCAGGATATCCTCTCGCTTATAGATCGTTCTATACAGGGAATGAGAACTCTTATTTTTGAGTTGAGTCCCCCAATGCTTTATGAATTGAGTTTCCATGCGGCGGTGGAATGGCTTATAGATAAAATGGAAGAAGAGCACGGTCTATGTATCGTTTTTAATGATTTTCTTGTGAGCGATGAAATTCCAATGGATATAAAAATTTTCCTTTTCAGAGCTTTGCGAGAACTTTTAATGAATATCGTAAAACATGCTAAAACGAATGAGGCGATTATAACCATTTCTCGCTTTGATCCATGGACAGTAGCGCTAGAGGTTAAGGATGATGGCGTTGGATTCGACCTTTCTATGCTAAGAGAGTTGGGACGGGATCCCAGTAATTTTGGTTTGTTGAGTATTCGAGAGAGAGTAAATTATCTTGGTGGCTTTATGCAGATACAAACTCTCCTTGGTGAAGGAACCAAAGTTACTCTTTTTGTCCCTGTAGAAAAGGAGGAAGAAAGGTTCGGTGACGTTCATGAAGAAAGTCAGGATTCTGCTGGCTGA
- a CDS encoding response regulator transcription factor — MKKVRILLADDHQILRDGLRTLLNTQDDMEVVAEADTGRKAIEMSLSNHPDVLVMDVVMPELNGIEATNQLKKELPGIKVLALSMHADRHFVAEMLKAGASGFLLKECAFHELAQAIRSIISGKMYLSPSISKCVIEEYVGYLSGEGKEETDSISALSHREKEVLQLIAEGKGNREIARTLHISVKTVETHKYNIMRKINLHSVAELTKYAIKSGLTPMD; from the coding sequence ATGAAGAAAGTCAGGATTCTGCTGGCTGATGATCATCAAATTCTTCGAGATGGGTTACGAACTCTTTTAAACACTCAGGATGATATGGAGGTTGTAGCTGAGGCAGATACGGGACGAAAGGCTATTGAGATGTCCCTATCGAATCATCCAGATGTTCTTGTTATGGATGTCGTTATGCCGGAACTCAATGGGATAGAAGCTACAAATCAGCTTAAAAAAGAGCTTCCGGGAATTAAAGTGCTCGCATTATCAATGCATGCTGATCGTCATTTTGTTGCAGAGATGCTTAAAGCTGGCGCTTCCGGTTTTTTGTTGAAAGAGTGTGCTTTCCATGAATTAGCCCAGGCTATCCGATCGATTATCAGCGGAAAAATGTATCTGAGCCCGAGTATATCAAAATGTGTTATTGAGGAGTATGTGGGATATCTTTCAGGAGAAGGGAAAGAGGAAACTGACTCTATAAGTGCGTTGAGTCACAGAGAAAAGGAAGTTTTACAGCTTATAGCAGAGGGAAAAGGAAACCGCGAAATTGCTCGTACCCTTCATATCAGCGTGAAAACTGTGGAGACGCATAAATATAATATTATGCGCAAAATAAATCTTCACTCTGTTGCGGAGCTTACGAAATATGCGATTAAGAGCGGATTGACTCCAATGGATTAA